One Triticum dicoccoides isolate Atlit2015 ecotype Zavitan chromosome 4B, WEW_v2.0, whole genome shotgun sequence genomic window carries:
- the LOC119295912 gene encoding uncharacterized protein LOC119295912, with the protein MAMLRDVWMPSSQCYFTGPVWPTIEVENFELKPGLIALVQQHQFGGLPNEDPYEHLLRVMEYSDTVKYHGVPQEAIKCMLFTFSLRDGAHAWYRSLPSRSFGWNEISRAFLDKYFPLHKQSAIRDEIFNFVQREGESLNDAWERYRALFRRCPNHGLERWLELQIFYRGLTSDTRAYVDMAAGGAITNKTLDEAFLLIESISFHQLQWYNKKPTSDSLVCLQQITTPQPPILTQNPEPLSQRDKIELAWIIFDDDDTILVDTHATDHMDTSVGDSVLHCDDSSIDEPELQLVVFDIEESPLVDIDHVLLEPDMEKFTFDDVSRIASSTLEPEMESFMVEYGEVDSDVKESSSISLVDMNPVEISTTTPHLVSSMEVVLKLLPNYLRLMLVYHLLRVDRVRDDIPWNPGGLRAWG; encoded by the exons ATGGCGATGCTTCGTGATGTTTGGATGCCAAGTAGTCAATGCTATTTCACAGGGCCGGTTTGGCCAACTATTGAGGTAGAGAATTTTGAGCTGAAGCCTGGTCTTATTGCTTTGGTTCAACAACATCAGTTTGGAGGGTTGCCTAATGAAGATCCTTATGAGCACTTGCTCCGAGTCATGGAGTATTCAGATACAGTAAAGTACCATGGAGTTCCTCAAGAAGCTATCAAGTGCATGCTGTTCACATTCTCTCTCCGAGATGGTGCTCATGCTTGGTATCGATCCTTGCCATCAAGATCATTCGGTTGGAATGAGATATCACGAGCTTTCTTGGATAAATATTTCCCACTACACAAGCAGTCCGCAATTCGAGATGAGATCTTCAATTTCGTTCAGCGTGAAGGCGAGAGCTTGAATGATGCTTGGGAGAGATACAGAGCCTTATTCAGGAGATGTCCTAATCATGGGCTCGAGAGATGGTTAGAGCTACAGATATTCTATAGAGGATTGACTTCAGACACTCGAGCTTATGTCGATATGGCAGCGGGTGGAGCTATTACAAACAAGACACTTGATGAAGCTTTTCTGCTGATTGAGAGCATATCTTTCCACCAACTTCAGTGGTACAATAAGAAGCCAACGTCTGATTCATTGGTTTGCTTGCAACAAATCACTACACCTCAGCCACCAATTCTTACACAGAATCCTGAACCTCTATCTCAGCGTGACAAGATTGAGCTTGCATGGATTATCTTTGACGATGATGACACCATTCTAGTTGACACACACGCTACAGATCATATGGATACTAGTGTTGGAGACTCGGTTTTGCATTGTGATGATTCTTCTATTGATGAGCCAGAGCTGCAGTTAGTTGTTTTTGATATTGAGGAGTCACCTTTAGTTGATATTGATCATGTGCTGCTAGAGCCAGATATGGAGAAGTTCACCTTCGATGATGTTAGCCGTATTGCTTCCTCAACACTTGAGCCCGAGATGGAGAGCTTCATGGTTGAGTATGGTGAGGTGGATTCAGATGTCAAGGAGTCAAGCTCTATTTCACTTGTTGACATGAATCCGGTGGAAATTTCTACTACCACACCTCACTTGGTATCTTCAATGGAGGTAGTCCTGAAGCTTCTTCCTAACTATCTCAG GTTGATGCTTGTGTACCATTTACTGCGAGTTGACCGAGTTCGAGATGACATTCCCTGGAATCCTGGTGGACTCAGAGCATGGGgatga